GTTTTCCCGAAGGTGATGAAGGCCTCACCTCTGCTGCGCGCCTGGCTCAAGCGACTGGAGACGCAGGGCGCCACCCTGCGCACCCGCCACCGCTGGACCGGTTTTGCCGAAGATGGCTATGTTTTCGAAACGCCCGAAGGGCGCAGCATCGTCCATTGCGACGCGGCCCTGCTGGCGCTCGGCGGCGCAAGCTGGCCGCGCCTCGGCTCCGATGCTGCCTGGGTGCCCCGGCTGGCCGCCAGGGGTGTGGAAATTGATACTTTTCAACCCGCCAATTGCGGCTTCGTCGTCGGATGGAGCGGCAACTTCAGCGAGCGTTTCGCCGGCGAGCCGGCAAAATCAGTCACCGCCACGTCCGAGGCCGGCACGTTTCCCGGCGAATTCGTCATCACCGGCAGCGGCATCGAAGGCAGCCTCGTCTATACCCATACGGCCGCGTTGCGCGACCGGCTGCTGAACCATGGCAGCGCCGTCCTGACGCTCGACCTCGCACCCGGCCGCACCATCGAGAGGCTGAGCCGCGACCTTGCGCGGCAGGACGCCAAATCGAGCTTTTCAAACCGCCTGCGCAAGGGCGCCGGCCTCGACGGCGTCAAGGCGGCGCTGCTGCGCGAACTTACTCCCGAGCGCGACCGCACCGATCCCGAGCGTCTCGCCGGCATGATCAAGGCGCTGCCGGTGCCGGTGATCGAAACCCGGCCGATCGGCGAGGCGATCTCCTCGGCCGGCGGCATCTGCTGGAGCGGCATCGACGACAACTACATGTTGAAGGCACTGCCCGGCACTTTCGTCGCCGGTGAGATGATCGACTGGGAAGCGCCGACCGGCGGTTATCTCCTCACCGCCTGCCTTGCGACCGGCCGGGCCGCCGCGGGCGGCATCGAGGCCTGGCTGGCGCGCTAGGCGCCGATGATCTCAAACCGGATCTAGATCAATGAAATGGCGCATGATGTGATGCAGAGATCGTTGACGCTTTTCAGCATCGTGCCCTGATCGCTTGGGGCGAAGGGGAGGATGGCCGGCGAGGCGCGCAATTGCAAACCGGCCGCTTTTCCATCAGACTATGCTGAACTTCGGTGGGAGGAGCCGATGCACGAACACTCAGCGCATGCCGAGCGCGTCTACACGTCTGCCCAGCGCGATTCTGCGGCAGCCAGTTCTCCTGTCGTTGCCTCATGGCGGCGATGCATGACCATGCACCAGCTTGCCCCCGAGGATGAACGCACGCCGCTGCGCCTCACCGACCAGGAATTCCGCCGTGCGCGCGAGCAGTCGGAACAGCTGATTGCCAGCGCGACGGATGAGCTCGATCGTCTCTTTACCACCGTTGGCAGGGCGGGCTGCTGCCTGCTTCTGACCGACAAGAACGGCATCGCGCTGGAGCGCCGTGGGGCTGCCGGCGACGACAAGGAATTCCGTGAACTCGGCCTCTGGACCGGCTCGGTCTGGACCGAGGCCAGCATCGGCACCAACGGCATCGGCACCGCACTTGCCGACGAGCGTGCCGTCGCCATCTTCCGCGATCAGCATTTTTTCAGCTCGAATACCAGCCTGAGCTGCACGACCGCGCCGATCCGCGATCATCGTGGTCGGGTGGCAGCAGCCCTCGACATCTCCACATGCCGCGAAGACGTCAACGAGATGACGCTGGCGATCCTGACGCAGACCGTCCGCGATGCGGCAATGCGCATCGAGCTCAATCTTTTCCGCTCAGCCTTTGCTGGCGCCCGTTTCCTAATGGTCCCGGCCGGCGCCAATTCCGCCGCCGCCCTGCTTGCCGTCGACAGGCACGATCTGGTGCTCGGTGCGACGCGCGCCGCCCGCATCGCGCTGCAGCTCGACGACAGGCGCATCGCCGCAGGCATTCCCGCCGCCGATGCCCTGCACGAGGCTGGCGTCGCCCAGCAGGACGAGATGGTCGAGGCGGAAAAGGCGGCCCTGCTTCGGGCGCTGTCGCGTGCCGGCGGCAATGTCTCGCAGGCGGCGATCACCCTCGGCATCAGCCGCGCCACACTGCACAGGAAGATGAAAAAGCTCGATCTCCACTGATCAAGGTTCGCCGCCCGCAATCGTGAAGCGATGCTGTCGCAGGTCTGCGACACTGTGCACTGCGGTATGGAAGACCAGCCCTATCCACTCCGCCAAAACATGCACATTTTCCTCCCACTGGTTCGCTTGGGAACCTGGATCATCAAGGGAGGATGACATGCTTCATCAGAAAATCGTCGAGTCGCCGTTCAAGCTGAAATACGGCAACTATATCGGCGGCGAATGGCGCGAGCCGGTCGAGGGAAAATACTTCGAAAACCTGACACCCGTCACCGGCGGCAAACTATGCGACATTCCCCGCTCCAATGAAAAGGACATCAATCTCGCGCTCGACGCCGCCCATGCGGCGAAGGAAAAATGGGGCCGCACCTCCGCTGCCGAGCGCTCCAATATCCTCATGAAGATCGCCCAGCGCATGGAAGACAAGCTGGAATTGCTCGCCCAGGCCGAGACCTGGGACAACGGCAAACCGATCCGCGAAACCATGGCGGCCGACATTCCGCTGGCGATCGACCACTTCCGCTACTTCGCCTCCTGCATCCGCGCCCAGGAAGGTTCGATCGGCGAAATCGACCACGATACCGTCGCCTATCACTTCCATGAGCCGCTCGGCGTCGTCGGCCAGATCATTCCGTGGAACTTCCCGATCCTGATGGCCACCTGGAAGCTGGCGCCCGCACTTGCCGCCGGCAACTGCGTCGTGCTCAAGCCCGCCGAGCAGACACCGGCCTCGATCCTGCTCTGGGCCGAACTCGTCGGCGATCTCCTGCCACCCGGCGTGCTCAACATCGTCAACGGTTTCGGCCTCGAAGCCGGCAAGCCGCTGGCGACCAGCCAGCGCGTCGCCAAGATCGCCTTCACCGGCGAGACGACGACAGGCCGGTTGATCATGCAATATGCCAGCCAGAACCTCATTCCGGTGACGCTGGAGCTCGGCGGTAAATCGCCGAACATCTTCTTCGCCGATGTGATGGCCGAAGACGACGACTTCCTCGACAAGGCGCTCGAAGGCTTTGCGATGTTTGCCCTCAACCAGGGCGAAGTCTGCACCTGCCCGAGCCGCGCCCTCGTCCAGGAATCGATCTACGACCGCTTCATGGAAAAGGCCGTCAAACGCGTCGAGGCGATCAAGCAGGGCAACCCGCTCGATACCGCGACGATGATCGGCGCCCAGGCCTCTAGCGAGCAGCTGGAAAAGATCCTCGCCTATCTCGACATCGGCAAGCAGGAAGGCGCCGAGGTGCTGACCGGCGGCTCGCGCAACGATCTCGGCGGCGAGCTGGCAAACGGCTACTACGTCAAGCCGACGATCTTCAAGGGCCACAACAAGATGCGTGTGTTCCAGGAGGAGATCTTCGGACCGGTGGTTTCGGTCACGACCTTCAAGAACGAGAAGGAAGCGCTCGAAATCGCCAACGACACGCTCTACGGCCTCGGCGCCGGTGTCTGGAGCCGCGACGCCAATCGCTGCTACCGTTTCGGCCGCGAGATCCAGGCCGGCCGCGTCTGGACCAACTGCTACCACGCCTACCCGGCCCATGCCGCCTTCGGTGGCTACAAGCAGTCGGGCATCGGCCGTGAGACCCATAAGATGATGCTCGACCACTACCAGCAGACCAAGAACATGCTGGTGAGCTACAGCCCGAAGGCCCTTGGCTTCTTCTGAGAAGCTTCGGCATGACGGGAGGGTCTCAAACCCCTCCCCAACCCCTCCCCACAAGGGGAGGGGCTTAACATGCGGCCCTCGCCGTATCACTCTTGAGCGCAGCATATGCAGCCGGCTTGTTGGCTTGCGAGCCGGTGCCACAGCTTAGCCCCTCCCCCTTGTGGGGAGGGGTTGGGGAGGGGAATTCTCCTCTCCAAATTGGAGGAAGAACCATGGAAACCACCGTCAACGGCGAACCGCGTGTTCTCGCAACCGACGCAGCCCTCGATTTGATCTTGGAAATCAAACGGGATCATCCCGATATCCTCTTCCACCAGTCCGGCGGCTGCTGCGACGGCTCCTCGCCGATGTGTTATCCGGCTGACGAATTCATGATCGGCGACAGCGACGTCAAGCTCGGCGAGATCGGCGGCGTGCCTGTTTATATCAGCGCCAGCCAGTTTGAGGCGTGGAAGCATACGCAGCTGATCATCGACGTCGTGCGCGGCCGCGGCGGCATGTTCTCGCTCGACAATGGCCGCGAGAAGCGCTTTCTCACCCGTTCCCGCCTCTTCGGCGACGGCGAGGCTTGCGCAGTGCCTGACGTGAAGGTCAGGGCGATCTGATGCCGTTGCCTTATCGGGTGCGAATTTCGCTTGTAGTATTCCCATAGTACCTGGTCGCAGCAGCTCTTTGCTAATCTCCGCCAGTTGGTTTCAAAGGGAGGAAACGATGCCAGCCTCAAAGATCCTGATGATCACCGGTGATTTCACCGAAGATTACGAAACGATGGTGCCGTTCCAGGCGCTGCTCGCCTGCGGCTACACGGTCGACGCCGTCTGCCCCGGCAAGAAGGCCGGCGACACCGTCGCCACCGCCATCCACGATTTCGAGGGCGACCAGACCTATTCCGAAAAACGCGGCCATAATTTCGCGCTGAACGCCACCTTCGACAGCGTGCGGGCCGAAGATTACGATGCCCTCGTCATTCCCGGCGGCCGTGCGCCCGAATATCTGCGCCTCAACGCCGATGTCATCAAATCCGTCCGGCACTTCTTCGACGCCGGAAAACCGGTTGCCGCCATCTGCCACGGCGCCCAGCTGCTTGCCGCTGCCGGTGTGCTGAAGGGCCGAACCTGCTCGGCCTATCCCGCCTGTCGGCCGGAAGTCGAACTTGCCGGCGGCATTTATGCCGACATATCAATCAGCGATGCAGTCTCGGACGGCAATCTGGTCACGGCGCCCGCCTGGCCGGCGCATCCGTCGTGGCTGCGCCAGTTCATGGCCGTGCTCGATGCCGCGGCACTGCTCGAAACCAACGCCGCCTGAGGAGGGCTGCACTGGGCAGGACGATATGTGTGAACTCTTCATCAAGGCGGATGCGCGGCTTTGGGAAAGCGCCACCCGGTCGCTGCGCATCGACGGCATGGTCACCAGCGTCAGGTTGGAGAACTTCTTTTGGGCGAAGCTTGAGGAGATCGCCCGGCGCGACGGCATGAATGTCGTCCAGCTGATCACCCGGCTGCATCATGAATCGATCGATGCCGGCCACGATCTCGGCAACTTCACGTCCTTCCTGCGGGTCTGCTGTGCCCGCTATCTCGACCTGCAGCTCACCGGCGACATCCCGGCCGATGTCAGCCGTCCGATCTCAGGCCTCGACGCGCCTGTCATCCTCGACCGCGAACGGGCGAAATATCACTGAAGTCACGTCCGACAGACGATCAAAGACGAACGGCCCGCGGATCGCTCCGCGGGCCGTTTCGTAGACATCTGACCTTGTCTTGGGCGGCGGGCTTGCACTACCGCGCAGCCTGGATCAACAATGTGCGGCACCCTCGAACGAGGGCACCGTCAGGAGATCGATTGCCATGAACGACCAGAAAGTCGTGATCGTCACGGGAGCCGGCGGCAACCTCGGCAGCGCCGTTGTCCGCGAGCTTGCCAGCGCCGGCGCAAAACTCGTCTGCATGAACCGTTCGAGCAGTGAGCTGGAAGCCTTGGCCGGCAATCTTCCTGCCTCTACCGAGTTTCTGTCGATCGCGGGAACGGACCTCACCGATTATGCTTCCTGCGCTGCCGCTGTCGCCCGGGCCGTCAAGCGCTTTGGCGGCGTCAGCGCGTTGGTCAATACCGTCGGCGGTTTCCAGATGGGGCCGGTCGGGCCGGAGGCGCCCGCGCAGTGGGAGACGATGATGACCGCAAACGCCCGCACTGCCCTGACAATCAGTGCCGCGGTTCTCCCGACGATGAAGGCGGCCGGCTACGGCCGCATCGTTCATGTCGCTGCTGCGCCCGGCCTGAAGGCTGGCGCCAAGCAGGCCGCTTACGCCGCCTCCAAAGCCGCCGTCATCCGGCTGACCGAGGCGATCGCTGCCGAATGCCGCGACGACCGCATCACCGCCAACTGCATCCTGCCCGGGACGATCGACACGCCTGAGAACCGCGCGGCTATGCCCGATGCGAAGACGGACGGCTGGGTATCGCCGCAATCGATCGCCCGCCTCATCGCCTTCCTGATTTCGCCGGCCGCAGCCGTCGTCACCGGCGCGGCGATCCCGGCAACCGGCCGCGAATGACGCAAGGCGCGGCGTGATCGACCGTCGGCGACTGCTCCCTTGTCGAGATCCGTGGGTGATGAACGAGAGAGCCCTACAAGTTTTAATCAGTGATTTACGATCTGACTTGAGCTTCGGTTCGCCTTGAGGCAGCGTCGTCTGTGCCTGCTCAAGGGACAGGCAAAAGAACAGCGGACGGACACCATGGTGTTGATGATCGCATTGCGGCGGCACTTTCCAGAAGGCGGATGGTTTCGATGACGGAGGGTCCGGCAGTGCGCGCCGTCGGCGCAACCAGCCTGGTGCGCGAGGAATGGTTCCTGGGCATCAGCGTCGCGACCAGCCTGGCGTTTCTTGCCTTCCAGGAACAGCTCTTCGGCCGGCTTTCCGATCCGCTTTGGTTCACTGTCGTTTTCGCATGGCTCTTCGCCGCCGTCCTTGGCTCCGCTCTGTCGGTCGTGCGGCACGCGGATCATTTGGCTGAGCGGCTGAAGGAGCCCTACGGCACGCTTATTCTGACGCTTGCCATCACCTCGATCGAGGTGATGGCAATATCCGCCGTCATGATCCACGGTGAGAACAATCCCACGCTTGCGCGCGACACGCTCTTTGCTGTCGTTATGATCATCCTGAACGGCATGGTCGGCCT
The Rhizobium leguminosarum DNA segment above includes these coding regions:
- a CDS encoding TIGR03862 family flavoprotein; translated protein: MNQKQIAIIGGGPAGLAAAELLSRSGHAVTVYDAMPTFARKFLLAGKSGLNITHSEDYARFTTRFGAASAHLRPSLDAFTPDDIRDWAAGLGTETFVGSSGRVFPKVMKASPLLRAWLKRLETQGATLRTRHRWTGFAEDGYVFETPEGRSIVHCDAALLALGGASWPRLGSDAAWVPRLAARGVEIDTFQPANCGFVVGWSGNFSERFAGEPAKSVTATSEAGTFPGEFVITGSGIEGSLVYTHTAALRDRLLNHGSAVLTLDLAPGRTIERLSRDLARQDAKSSFSNRLRKGAGLDGVKAALLRELTPERDRTDPERLAGMIKALPVPVIETRPIGEAISSAGGICWSGIDDNYMLKALPGTFVAGEMIDWEAPTGGYLLTACLATGRAAAGGIEAWLAR
- a CDS encoding helix-turn-helix domain-containing protein is translated as MHEHSAHAERVYTSAQRDSAAASSPVVASWRRCMTMHQLAPEDERTPLRLTDQEFRRAREQSEQLIASATDELDRLFTTVGRAGCCLLLTDKNGIALERRGAAGDDKEFRELGLWTGSVWTEASIGTNGIGTALADERAVAIFRDQHFFSSNTSLSCTTAPIRDHRGRVAAALDISTCREDVNEMTLAILTQTVRDAAMRIELNLFRSAFAGARFLMVPAGANSAAALLAVDRHDLVLGATRAARIALQLDDRRIAAGIPAADALHEAGVAQQDEMVEAEKAALLRALSRAGGNVSQAAITLGISRATLHRKMKKLDLH
- the adh gene encoding aldehyde dehydrogenase, which gives rise to MLHQKIVESPFKLKYGNYIGGEWREPVEGKYFENLTPVTGGKLCDIPRSNEKDINLALDAAHAAKEKWGRTSAAERSNILMKIAQRMEDKLELLAQAETWDNGKPIRETMAADIPLAIDHFRYFASCIRAQEGSIGEIDHDTVAYHFHEPLGVVGQIIPWNFPILMATWKLAPALAAGNCVVLKPAEQTPASILLWAELVGDLLPPGVLNIVNGFGLEAGKPLATSQRVAKIAFTGETTTGRLIMQYASQNLIPVTLELGGKSPNIFFADVMAEDDDFLDKALEGFAMFALNQGEVCTCPSRALVQESIYDRFMEKAVKRVEAIKQGNPLDTATMIGAQASSEQLEKILAYLDIGKQEGAEVLTGGSRNDLGGELANGYYVKPTIFKGHNKMRVFQEEIFGPVVSVTTFKNEKEALEIANDTLYGLGAGVWSRDANRCYRFGREIQAGRVWTNCYHAYPAHAAFGGYKQSGIGRETHKMMLDHYQQTKNMLVSYSPKALGFF
- a CDS encoding DUF779 domain-containing protein; translation: METTVNGEPRVLATDAALDLILEIKRDHPDILFHQSGGCCDGSSPMCYPADEFMIGDSDVKLGEIGGVPVYISASQFEAWKHTQLIIDVVRGRGGMFSLDNGREKRFLTRSRLFGDGEACAVPDVKVRAI
- a CDS encoding DJ-1/PfpI family protein, which codes for MPASKILMITGDFTEDYETMVPFQALLACGYTVDAVCPGKKAGDTVATAIHDFEGDQTYSEKRGHNFALNATFDSVRAEDYDALVIPGGRAPEYLRLNADVIKSVRHFFDAGKPVAAICHGAQLLAAAGVLKGRTCSAYPACRPEVELAGGIYADISISDAVSDGNLVTAPAWPAHPSWLRQFMAVLDAAALLETNAA
- a CDS encoding ribbon-helix-helix domain-containing protein — protein: MCELFIKADARLWESATRSLRIDGMVTSVRLENFFWAKLEEIARRDGMNVVQLITRLHHESIDAGHDLGNFTSFLRVCCARYLDLQLTGDIPADVSRPISGLDAPVILDRERAKYH
- a CDS encoding SDR family NAD(P)-dependent oxidoreductase, translated to MNDQKVVIVTGAGGNLGSAVVRELASAGAKLVCMNRSSSELEALAGNLPASTEFLSIAGTDLTDYASCAAAVARAVKRFGGVSALVNTVGGFQMGPVGPEAPAQWETMMTANARTALTISAAVLPTMKAAGYGRIVHVAAAPGLKAGAKQAAYAASKAAVIRLTEAIAAECRDDRITANCILPGTIDTPENRAAMPDAKTDGWVSPQSIARLIAFLISPAAAVVTGAAIPATGRE